From the Desulfosarcina sp. BuS5 genome, one window contains:
- a CDS encoding M23 family metallopeptidase, translating to MKTRLIIIMFIVIAVSAAFITTLRLESEKPSIKIESMPDSIGASQEIILNISDIKSGIRNIRIDLVQNGKESPLYKKEFSASNLTGSGYVLEESVKVIIEPEQAGLTDGKALLRVAVADYSWHGWWHGNRAYLEKTIIIDTRPPEIEILSRVHNITQGGAGLVIYRLLEPCIKSGVMAGDNFFPGQAGYSKDQTVFISFFALDYKQGKGTKLFVQATDKAGNCAKAGFPYYIKARRFKQDIINISDSFLGWKMPEFEPDIPVADRSSMKDKFLNINNKLRKANFEKIAQVVKKTDKILYWKGAFLRLPKSATRAGFADRRSYKYNGEIIDHQIHLGIDLASVAHSPVPAANKGRVAFTGSIGIYGKTVIIDHGFYLFSMYSHLSSIAVQKDQILLKGEILGRTGTTGLAGGDHLHFSILVNNVFVNPLEWWDKAWIKNNISSKLGLIQK from the coding sequence ATGAAAACACGATTAATTATAATTATGTTTATTGTTATTGCAGTTTCGGCGGCATTTATAACTACCTTACGCTTGGAGAGCGAAAAACCGTCAATAAAAATAGAATCCATGCCGGACTCTATTGGGGCATCGCAGGAAATTATTTTAAATATTTCTGATATTAAAAGCGGAATTAGAAATATCCGGATAGATCTTGTGCAAAACGGTAAGGAGAGTCCCCTGTATAAAAAGGAGTTTTCCGCTTCCAACCTTACAGGAAGCGGATATGTGCTTGAAGAGTCGGTTAAAGTCATTATAGAGCCTGAACAGGCAGGCCTTACGGATGGTAAAGCCCTTTTGCGGGTTGCTGTTGCTGATTATTCATGGCATGGGTGGTGGCACGGGAACAGGGCGTATCTGGAAAAAACAATAATCATAGATACCAGGCCCCCTGAAATTGAAATCCTCAGCCGCGTTCACAACATAACCCAGGGCGGGGCAGGGCTTGTTATTTATCGGCTATTAGAGCCTTGCATCAAAAGCGGCGTCATGGCCGGAGACAACTTTTTTCCCGGACAGGCAGGATATTCAAAAGATCAAACGGTCTTTATTTCATTCTTTGCTCTTGACTATAAACAAGGTAAAGGTACCAAACTTTTTGTGCAGGCTACGGATAAGGCCGGCAACTGCGCTAAAGCAGGTTTTCCCTATTATATAAAGGCCAGGCGATTCAAACAGGACATTATTAATATTTCCGACAGCTTTCTTGGCTGGAAAATGCCTGAGTTCGAGCCTGATATACCAGTGGCGGACAGATCATCAATGAAGGATAAATTTTTGAATATAAATAATAAATTGCGTAAGGCTAATTTTGAAAAAATAGCTCAGGTTGTGAAAAAAACGGATAAAATTTTATACTGGAAAGGAGCTTTTTTAAGATTGCCGAAATCCGCCACCAGAGCCGGATTTGCAGACCGCCGTTCGTATAAATATAATGGAGAGATTATTGATCATCAGATTCACCTTGGTATTGACCTTGCCTCAGTCGCGCATTCGCCTGTGCCTGCTGCGAATAAAGGCAGGGTGGCTTTTACCGGATCAATAGGTATTTACGGAAAAACAGTGATTATAGATCATGGTTTTTATTTGTTCAGCATGTATTCCCATTTAAGCAGTATCGCGGTGCAAAAGGATCAAATTTTATTAAAAGGCGAGATTTTAGGCCGTACCGGAACTACA
- the kdsA gene encoding 3-deoxy-8-phosphooctulonate synthase — protein sequence MADLIEKDNIVIGRKAPLLLIAGPCVIENYETAFEIALFLKEVTLKLDIPFVFKASYDKANRTSISSFRGPGINEGLEILGSIKKELDIKILSDVHRINEVKAAADVLDIIQIPAFLCRQTDLILEVAKTEKIINIKKGQFLAPWDITNIVEKATSAGNDRVIITERGVMFGYNNLVVDFRGIKIMQDSGYPVIFDATHSIQLPGGAGTSSGGQREFAPVLAKSAVAAGVDGVFLEVHPDPDNALCDGPNSLKLSTLQDLLSRLKTISNVVRS from the coding sequence ATGGCTGATTTAATAGAAAAAGATAATATTGTAATCGGACGCAAAGCGCCTTTATTGCTGATTGCAGGGCCCTGCGTAATTGAAAATTATGAAACTGCTTTTGAAATTGCTTTGTTTCTCAAAGAGGTTACACTGAAATTAGATATACCTTTTGTTTTCAAGGCATCATATGATAAGGCAAACCGCACCTCTATCAGTTCATTCAGAGGTCCCGGCATAAATGAAGGGCTTGAAATCCTTGGGAGTATTAAAAAGGAACTCGACATAAAGATACTCTCTGATGTCCACAGGATAAACGAAGTTAAAGCAGCGGCAGACGTTCTTGATATCATACAGATACCAGCCTTTTTATGCAGGCAGACGGACCTGATCCTTGAAGTTGCAAAAACTGAAAAAATAATCAATATAAAAAAAGGACAATTTCTTGCTCCATGGGATATTACAAACATAGTTGAGAAGGCGACCTCAGCCGGTAATGACAGGGTTATTATCACTGAACGTGGCGTTATGTTCGGATATAATAATTTAGTAGTTGATTTTCGCGGCATAAAGATTATGCAGGATTCAGGGTATCCTGTAATATTTGACGCAACACACAGCATCCAGTTACCTGGAGGGGCGGGAACAAGTTCGGGCGGGCAGAGAGAATTCGCGCCTGTCTTGGCAAAATCAGCCGTAGCAGCAGGCGTTGATGGTGTTTTCCTGGAGGTTCATCCGGATCCCGACAATGCTCTTTGCGACGGACCGAATTCATTAAAACTCAGTACTCTTCAAGATCTGCTTTCCAGACTGAAGACAATAAGCAACGTTGTCCGCTCCTGA
- a CDS encoding KdsC family phosphatase, whose protein sequence is MKIIPEIADKLKRIKLLILDVDGVLTDGSIIYNNDFVETKIFNVKDGLGIRLLMRAGIDVCIATGRSSEALHHRCKDLNIIHIFDALSDKTAVLKMIVEKLDVSVEEIAFIGDDLPDIPLMKLIGLPITVADAAEEVKQIADTVTEAKGGAGAVREVCEAILKAGELWDETLHHYV, encoded by the coding sequence ATGAAGATAATACCCGAAATAGCAGATAAACTCAAACGCATAAAACTTCTTATTCTTGACGTTGACGGTGTTTTAACAGACGGCAGCATCATATATAATAATGATTTTGTCGAAACTAAAATTTTTAACGTCAAAGACGGTCTCGGTATCAGACTCCTTATGCGGGCCGGTATAGATGTATGTATAGCAACCGGCAGAAGCTCGGAAGCTCTTCACCACAGATGCAAAGATTTAAATATTATACATATTTTTGACGCATTAAGCGACAAGACGGCTGTTCTGAAAATGATTGTTGAAAAGCTGGATGTGTCCGTCGAAGAGATTGCATTTATTGGTGATGATTTGCCTGATATCCCTCTTATGAAGCTGATCGGTCTTCCTATTACTGTTGCGGACGCGGCTGAAGAGGTTAAACAAATAGCGGATACTGTTACTGAAGCCAAAGGCGGCGCAGGGGCCGTGAGGGAAGTATGTGAAGCTATATTAAAAGCCGGCGAACTTTGGGATGAGACTTTGCATCACTATGTATAA
- the lptC gene encoding LPS export ABC transporter periplasmic protein LptC, whose protein sequence is MVFPKNIKLVNLKFILILAIVIIFCGILAIFFWYRSISEHPEKLLALVPNDANISIGRVYQESIKNGIKEWSLNASSADYFEEDKNVKLKDVSVTFFFKDGDKVILKADRGILQTDSNDIEVSGNVIITNKNYKLLTKKIFYDNKRRIIFSKTHVHITGDSFDLEADAMSHDLKTNKASLEGMVTGVLSDKITF, encoded by the coding sequence ATGGTTTTTCCAAAAAATATTAAACTTGTAAATTTAAAATTTATTTTAATTCTTGCCATTGTTATTATATTTTGTGGAATTTTAGCCATTTTTTTTTGGTACCGTAGTATTTCAGAGCATCCGGAAAAACTTTTAGCGCTGGTGCCTAATGATGCAAACATATCAATAGGCAGAGTTTACCAGGAATCAATAAAGAACGGAATAAAGGAATGGAGTCTCAATGCGTCTTCGGCAGATTATTTTGAAGAGGATAAGAATGTAAAATTAAAGGATGTGTCCGTAACTTTTTTTTTTAAAGATGGGGACAAAGTAATACTTAAAGCGGATCGAGGTATTCTGCAGACGGATTCCAATGATATTGAAGTTTCCGGCAATGTAATTATTACTAATAAAAATTATAAGCTTTTAACAAAAAAAATCTTTTATGATAATAAAAGACGTATAATTTTCTCAAAAACCCATGTGCATATTACAGGAGATTCTTTTGATTTGGAAGCAGATGCCATGTCCCATGATTTAAAGACTAACAAGGCCTCACTTGAAGGGATGGTGACGGGTGTATTAAGTGACAAAATCACCTTTTAA
- a CDS encoding LptA/OstA family protein, producing MTKSPFNKNIIFLFTVAALIVWGESLVRADEAIDFQPIENNDKVHIVSDKLVSDSKGGIAEFSGNVRVTQGATTITSDSLEIFYDKNKKDKQPETNTESIKKLIVSGNVKIIMDNMIATTRQAEYIIKNKVLILTGAGSKVISGNDSVSGSRIILYRTEGRVIVEGGSKSRVEAVFTPGNKGIN from the coding sequence GTGACAAAATCACCTTTTAATAAAAATATTATTTTTTTATTTACTGTCGCCGCATTAATTGTCTGGGGGGAATCGCTTGTACGCGCTGATGAGGCTATAGATTTTCAGCCCATAGAAAACAATGATAAAGTTCACATAGTATCCGACAAACTTGTCTCCGACAGCAAAGGAGGCATTGCAGAATTTTCAGGGAATGTAAGAGTGACCCAGGGTGCAACCACAATTACATCTGACAGCCTGGAAATATTTTATGATAAAAACAAGAAAGACAAACAACCTGAAACAAACACAGAATCTATAAAAAAGCTTATTGTTTCTGGAAATGTCAAAATAATTATGGACAACATGATTGCGACAACTCGACAGGCAGAATATATTATAAAGAATAAAGTTCTAATATTAACAGGTGCCGGTTCAAAAGTAATCAGCGGGAATGATTCTGTTTCCGGAAGCAGGATCATTCTTTACAGAACCGAAGGGCGTGTTATTGTGGAAGGAGGGAGCAAAAGTCGTGTCGAAGCTGTCTTTACTCCCGGAAACAAAGGAATAAATTAG
- the lptB gene encoding LPS export ABC transporter ATP-binding protein, with the protein MPTLLLRNLIKAYNGRTVVDSITIKIKENSVTGLLGPNGAGKTTTFYMAIGIIKPDEGQIFLDDEEITEYPMYLRSRKGIGYLPQEASIFRKLTVKQNIMAILEINPISKPKKINLAETLLDELGILNLSDHKASQLSGGERRRLEIARALATKPSFILLDEPFAGIDPLAVIDIKKIINYLKNRGIGVLISDHNVRETLEACDKAYILNDGKVIESGNPDQIASSEIARRIYLGEEFRL; encoded by the coding sequence ATGCCGACATTACTATTACGAAATTTGATAAAGGCCTATAATGGAAGAACGGTAGTCGATTCTATAACTATAAAGATAAAAGAGAATTCCGTTACAGGGCTTCTTGGTCCGAACGGAGCGGGAAAAACTACAACTTTTTATATGGCTATCGGCATTATAAAGCCTGATGAAGGTCAAATCTTTCTTGACGATGAGGAGATCACGGAATATCCTATGTATCTGAGATCACGTAAAGGGATAGGATATCTTCCCCAGGAGGCTTCAATATTTAGAAAGCTTACCGTTAAACAGAATATAATGGCTATTCTTGAAATTAATCCAATATCAAAACCAAAAAAAATAAATCTTGCAGAAACTTTGCTTGATGAACTGGGAATACTTAACCTTTCAGACCATAAAGCCAGTCAACTTTCCGGCGGGGAGAGACGCAGACTTGAAATCGCTCGTGCACTTGCGACTAAACCATCTTTTATTCTTTTGGATGAACCTTTTGCGGGTATTGATCCCCTTGCAGTAATAGATATAAAAAAAATTATAAATTATCTAAAAAATCGTGGTATAGGTGTCCTGATTTCCGATCATAATGTAAGGGAAACCCTGGAAGCATGTGATAAAGCATACATACTAAATGACGGCAAAGTAATAGAATCGGGTAACCCTGATCAAATAGCTTCCAGTGAAATTGCGCGCCGCATATATTTAGGGGAAGAATTTAGATTGTAA
- the rpoN gene encoding RNA polymerase factor sigma-54, translating to MAFDLRQQLKLAQQLVMTPQLQMAIKLLQLNRLELLDTIRQELEENPTLEELQEVIEKDPETEKNEETSEIKEVDVEETARDDIDWENYLNEYNSTGKSHFENEKKETPSFENFIGNKESLHDHMLWQLRMIFPSKEVEHIGSLIIGNLKSDGYLDASIDDIASLSGSSPEKVNEVLTTLQSFNPAGVCARDLKESLAIQVKQLGLENSIVNEIILHHLTHLENKNYNAIAKALKISIDDVISAVDIIQGLEPRPGRLFSDDEPKYITPDIYIYKLENEFMIVLNDDGMPKLHINSYYKNTMKRNSKFLDKEREYIDTKMRSAAWLIRSIHQRQKTIFKVMESILGFQREFFEKGSAYLKPMVLRDVAQDIGMHESTISRVTTNKYVYTDQGIFELKYFFNSSINKVRGGSVASTSVREKIKEIIKTEYPEKPYSDDKIAVLLEKHNISIARRTVAKYREALKILPSNKRKQFRRL from the coding sequence ATGGCATTTGACTTAAGACAACAACTCAAATTAGCTCAGCAACTTGTAATGACGCCACAGTTGCAAATGGCAATCAAGCTGTTGCAGTTAAACAGGCTTGAGCTTTTAGATACTATTCGTCAAGAACTCGAGGAAAATCCTACTCTTGAGGAACTTCAGGAGGTTATTGAAAAAGACCCGGAAACCGAAAAAAATGAAGAAACAAGTGAAATAAAAGAGGTGGACGTAGAAGAAACAGCGCGTGATGATATTGATTGGGAGAATTATCTTAATGAATATAATTCAACCGGGAAGTCCCATTTTGAAAACGAAAAAAAAGAGACTCCAAGCTTTGAAAATTTTATTGGGAATAAGGAGTCGTTACATGACCATATGCTTTGGCAGCTTCGTATGATTTTCCCTTCAAAGGAAGTAGAGCATATAGGAAGCCTTATAATCGGTAACTTAAAAAGCGATGGTTATCTTGATGCATCGATTGATGATATAGCAAGTTTGAGCGGATCATCCCCTGAAAAAGTAAATGAGGTTTTAACTACTCTTCAGTCATTTAATCCTGCCGGTGTATGTGCCAGAGATTTAAAAGAATCTCTGGCAATACAGGTAAAGCAGTTAGGTCTTGAAAACAGTATTGTTAATGAAATAATTCTACATCATCTAACCCATTTGGAAAACAAAAATTATAATGCCATAGCAAAAGCATTAAAGATAAGTATAGATGATGTTATCTCGGCAGTGGATATTATTCAAGGGCTGGAGCCCAGGCCGGGACGACTTTTTTCCGATGATGAGCCTAAATATATAACCCCGGACATTTATATATATAAACTCGAAAATGAATTTATGATCGTTTTGAATGATGATGGAATGCCCAAACTTCACATTAATTCATATTATAAAAACACCATGAAACGGAATAGTAAATTTTTAGACAAGGAAAGAGAATATATTGATACAAAAATGCGTTCCGCGGCATGGTTGATACGCAGTATTCATCAGCGGCAAAAAACAATTTTCAAGGTTATGGAAAGTATATTAGGTTTTCAGCGGGAGTTTTTTGAAAAAGGCTCTGCCTATCTTAAGCCGATGGTGCTGAGAGATGTCGCACAGGATATAGGAATGCACGAATCTACAATCAGCAGAGTGACAACTAATAAGTATGTTTATACGGATCAGGGTATATTTGAATTAAAATATTTTTTTAATAGTTCTATTAATAAGGTCAGAGGAGGATCGGTAGCATCCACTAGTGTTCGGGAAAAAATTAAGGAAATAATTAAAACCGAATACCCTGAAAAACCGTATAGTGATGATAAAATCGCTGTACTTTTAGAAAAACATAATATTAGTATCGCACGAAGAACCGTAGCAAAATATCGTGAGGCTTTGAAAATCCTGCCATCCAATAAGCGCAAGCAATTTAGGAGGTTGTAA
- the hpf gene encoding ribosome hibernation-promoting factor, HPF/YfiA family yields MQTNVMFKNLDHSEDLKSYVQGKLDKFDKLLDNPAMATVVLSMRKFRRIAEINISGDRLNIKGKEETEDIYSAIDNVLDKLQKQIKKNKQKTRAHRGVRNDKVQTIPVEETAPGTFEPKEQVSVSNIEYKPMGVEEAIMQMDIVTNDFLVFTNAKTDRVNVLYRRKDGGYGLIQPNR; encoded by the coding sequence ATGCAGACAAATGTAATGTTTAAAAATCTTGACCATTCAGAAGATCTAAAATCTTATGTTCAAGGCAAACTCGACAAATTCGATAAACTTCTTGATAACCCCGCGATGGCTACCGTGGTTCTTTCTATGCGAAAATTTCGAAGAATAGCGGAAATCAATATTTCCGGTGACAGATTAAACATTAAGGGCAAAGAAGAAACCGAAGACATCTATTCTGCCATTGACAATGTCCTTGATAAGCTGCAAAAACAAATAAAAAAAAATAAACAAAAAACAAGGGCCCATAGAGGAGTGCGTAATGATAAAGTTCAAACAATTCCTGTAGAAGAGACCGCTCCTGGTACTTTTGAGCCTAAAGAGCAAGTAAGCGTAAGTAATATTGAGTATAAACCCATGGGCGTGGAAGAAGCTATTATGCAGATGGATATAGTGACCAACGACTTTCTTGTTTTTACTAATGCAAAAACTGATAGAGTTAATGTTCTTTACCGACGTAAAGATGGCGGCTATGGACTGATTCAGCCTAACCGGTAA